The following coding sequences lie in one Actinomyces capricornis genomic window:
- a CDS encoding ABC transporter ATP-binding protein, translating to MTAVSCRGVTRRFGGLAAVDGVSLEVEDNEIFGLIGPNGAGKTTLLNCIEGLDEPTSGAIEVLGLHPTRQARALAQRTGVQLQQASLLPRLKVGEALELFSTFYERCLPWRPLLERLGIAAQESSYVTSLSGGERQRVFIALALLHDPDLLFLDELTTALDPQARLAMWDVVRDIRERGKTVVLTTHNMEEAEALCDRVAIIDHGRIIALDTIAALIAAHGGQGRLRLSLDGPAPASLSAVEGVSSVEADGAATVVRGSGAFAQAALAHLTGAGVGVTSMSTTSPGLEEVFLNLTGRAMREAH from the coding sequence GTGACCGCCGTGTCATGCCGAGGCGTCACCCGCCGCTTCGGTGGCCTCGCCGCCGTGGACGGCGTGAGCCTGGAGGTGGAGGACAACGAGATCTTCGGCCTCATCGGCCCCAATGGCGCGGGCAAGACCACGCTCCTGAACTGCATCGAGGGCCTGGATGAACCTACCTCCGGAGCCATCGAGGTCCTTGGCCTCCACCCGACCAGGCAGGCACGCGCCCTGGCCCAGCGCACCGGCGTCCAGCTCCAGCAGGCCTCGCTCCTGCCCCGTCTGAAGGTGGGCGAGGCCCTGGAGCTCTTCTCCACCTTCTACGAGCGCTGCCTGCCCTGGCGCCCGCTCCTGGAGCGGCTCGGCATCGCCGCCCAGGAGTCCTCCTACGTCACGAGCCTGTCCGGGGGCGAGCGCCAGCGGGTGTTCATCGCCCTGGCCCTTCTCCACGACCCCGACCTGCTCTTCCTCGACGAGCTGACCACGGCGCTGGACCCGCAGGCGCGCCTGGCGATGTGGGACGTCGTCCGCGATATCCGCGAGCGCGGCAAGACCGTGGTGCTGACCACCCACAACATGGAGGAGGCCGAGGCCCTGTGCGACCGGGTCGCCATCATCGACCACGGCCGGATCATCGCGCTGGACACCATCGCGGCCCTCATCGCGGCTCACGGCGGGCAGGGCCGCCTGCGGCTCTCGCTGGACGGGCCGGCACCCGCCTCCCTGTCCGCCGTCGAGGGCGTCTCCTCGGTGGAGGCCGACGGCGCGGCGACGGTGGTGCGCGGCTCCGGAGCCTTCGCCCAGGCCGCACTGGCCCACCTGACCGGGGCCGGCGTCGGCGTCACCAGCATGTCCACCACTTCGCCCGGCCTGGAGGAGGTCTTCCTCAACCTCACCGGGCGCGCCATGAGAGAGGCACACTGA